CGGTTGTTCGCCAGGGCGAGTTGCACCTCCAGCAGCGTGGCGATCATGTCGCGGCACTCTTCGATCTCCTCCACGAACTTCACGACATGATCGTAGACGTCGCGGAAGTGATACGTGCTCGCGTCGCTGACGTTGGGTGAGCCGCCCCGACAGATCTTCATGAGCACCTCGCGCTCATGAAAGAGGCTCTTGCGCACCAGCAGCAGATTGCGCCGCAGGTCCACCAGATCGCTCGGATCGACGGCATCGCGCTCCCGCGTCAGCGTCTGTTCCTCGGTCCGGTCGAGGTCGTCCTGCAGGTTCTCGATGGCGGGCAGTGTGCCGTCAACGATGACGTCGAGACACAGGTGGAGGAGAGAGTCGGGACCGCGCCCCAGGGCGGCCCGCTCGACGGCGAGCCGCTTCTCAAGCCGGTCGCGCCGGATCGGCGTCCGGGCATGCGCCGCGACGGAGATCAAGAACGAGGGGCCGACGAAGTAGTCCACTTCCTCTATCCTCAGGGCCTCTCCCTCCATCTCGAAGTGATTGAAGAGGAGAAACGTATGGCCCGGATACTCCTCCATCTTGGGGACCTGGTCTTCGTCGAGGCAGTCTTCGATGGCGAGCGGGTGCAGGCCCAGCGGATCGACCAGCGCCAGAA
This is a stretch of genomic DNA from Acidobacteriota bacterium. It encodes these proteins:
- a CDS encoding magnesium transporter CorA family protein, whose amino-acid sequence is MIPESRFVHVAPTGAITPLASLADALAAHAGGGGYIWLDYINPSREDLLALVDPLGLHPLAIEDCLDEDQVPKMEEYPGHTFLLFNHFEMEGEALRIEEVDYFVGPSFLISVAAHARTPIRRDRLEKRLAVERAALGRGPDSLLHLCLDVIVDGTLPAIENLQDDLDRTEEQTLTRERDAVDPSDLVDLRRNLLLVRKSLFHEREVLMKICRGGSPNVSDASTYHFRDVYDHVVKFVEEIEECRDMIATLLEVQLALANNRLALVGNRTNHAVRRLTFITTVFMPLSFLAGVGGMSEWSMMTGPHNWRIAYPLFLAAMASIGAVSYWILKWLDRRGEVRDGR